In a single window of the Cygnus olor isolate bCygOlo1 chromosome 5, bCygOlo1.pri.v2, whole genome shotgun sequence genome:
- the EIF3M gene encoding eukaryotic translation initiation factor 3 subunit M → MSVPAFIDITEEDQAAELRAYLKSKGAEISEENSEGGLHVDLAQIIEACDVCLKEDDKDVESVMNSVVSLLLILEPDKQEALIESLCEKLVKFREGERPSLRLQLLSNLFHGMDKNTPVRYTVYCSLLKVASSCGAIQYIPTELDQVRKWISDWNLSTEKKHTLLRLLYDVLVDCKKSDTAAKVMVELLGSYTEDNASQARVDAHRCIVRALKDPNTFLFDHLLALKPVKFLEGELIHDLLTIFVSAKLASYVKFYQNNKDFIDSLGLLHEQNMAKMRLLTFMGMAVESKEISFDTMQQELQIGADDVEAFVIDAVKTKMVYCKIDQTQRKVVVSHSTHRTFGKQQWQQLYDTLNTWKQNLNQVKNSLLSLSDT, encoded by the exons ATGAGCGTGCCGGCCTTCATCGACATCACGGAGGAGGACCAG gctgcAGAACTGCGAGCTTACTTGAAATCCAAAGGAGCGGAGATCTCTGAAGAGAACTCCGAAGGTGGGCTCCATGTCGACCTGGCGCAGATCATCGAGGCTTGCGACGTGTGCCTGAAGGAGGATGACAAAG aTGTTGAGAGTGTAATGAACAGTGTAGTCTCTTTGCTTCTTATCCTGGAACCTGACAAACAAGAAGCACTGATTGAAAGCTTGTGTGAGAAACTAGTAAAATTTCGGGAAGGAGAGCGCCCATCTCTTAGACTGCAGCT ACTGAGCAATCTCTTCCATGGCATGGATAAGAACACTCCTGTGAGATACACGGTATACTGCAGCCTTCTTAAAGTGGCCTCCTCGTGCGGTGCCATCCAGTACATTCCAACTGAACTAGACCAG GTCCGAAAATGGATTTCTGACTGGAAtctcagcacagagaaaaagcataCTCTTCTGAGACTGCTGTATGACGTCCTAGTAGACTGCAAAAAGAG tgACACTGCAGCAAAAGTAATGGTGGAGCTATTGGGGAGTTACACAGAGGACAACGCTTCCCAGGCTAGAGTTGATGCTCACAG ATGCATTGTACGAGCATTGAAGGATCCAAATACCTTTCTCTTTGATCATCTTCTTGCCTTAAAACCAGTCAAATTTTTGGAAGGAGAACTTATTCACGAT CTTTTGACAATTTTTGTAAGTGCGAAACTAGCATCCTATGTCAAGTTTTATCAGAACAACAAAGACTTCATTGACTCCCTTG GCTTGTTGCATGAACAGAATATGGCAAAAATGAGGCTACTTACTTTCATGGGGATGGCTGTAGAGAGCAAAGAAATATCATTTGACACAATGCAACAGGAACTTCAGATTGGAGCTGATGATGTAGAAGCATTTGTTATTGATG ctgtaaaGACAAAGATGGTATACTGCAAAATAGATCAGACACAGAGAAAAGTAGTTGTCAG TCACAGCACACATCGGACCTTTGGAAAGCAGCAATGGCAGCAATTGTATGACACTCTAAACACCTGGAAACAAAATTTGAATCAAGTGAAAAACAGTCTCCTCAGTCTCTCAGACACTTAA